TATCTTCAGATTACCAGGGGCTCGGCACCCCGTCTGCACAGATTCCCGGTGGAGGAAGTTCCGGCAACCGTTTATGCGTGCGCCAACCTGCTCCAGCCGCATGACGACGAATTGCAAAAAGGGACGAAGGTCATCCTCGTGCCTGATATCCGCTGGTCTAGGTGTGACATCAAATCTATCTCCCTGTTGCCGAATGTCCTTGCCCATCAGCAGGCAGTCGAGAAGGGAGCCACCGAGGCGATCTTCGTCCGCGATGGCGCAATTACAGAAGGGACGCATTCTAATTTTTGCGGCATCTTCCAGGGGCAGTTTATGACAGCGCCGAAATCGAATTATATCCTTCCAGGGATCACGCGAGAGATCGTCCTCGGCCTGTGTCATCAATTGGACATCCCGATCAAAGAGTCCCCCATTCTTAAGAACCAGTTGAGAAAAGCGGATGAACTTCTAATCGTGGGGACGACGGTTGAGATCACCCCTGTTGTCCAGGGGGACGATTGGCTGGTTGGGAATGGCAAACCCGGTCCCGTTACTCAAAGGCTGCAAAAGGCCTTCTATCAATTAGTCAAGAGAAATAAGGCTTTTTCTTAGGGATGGATTAGGGGGAGATTTCGCCTCTGTGGCTTAGCTTGTCGTATATTCCTTTCCTGAGCTTCTCCTTGAAATCATCGTTGAACTTTTGCCATTTGTTGAGGATCAGGATGGCGTATCCCTTGATCACCATGTCGGTCCATTCCCCTTTTAAAAAATGCTTGACCACTCTCTGCCATGAATAGAATTTTTTCATGGTTCTGAACACTTCCGCCTGGAGGACGGAAGGGATCATCCTGGAGGGTCTGTAGACGACATGCTGTCCATCATAAAGCCCCCAGTCGTAAGTGAATATCTTGTTCTGCGCTTTTAGCGTGGAAAAAACCTGAGACCCTGGCAGCGGCGTCAGAATCATGAACTGGACCGTTTCCAATCCGAGCTTCCTGGCAAACTTCAGCGTTTCTCGAATCACTTTGATGTCATCTTCATCAGATCCGAGAACGAACATGCCGTGGATCCTGATCCCTGCCTCTTTGATCCTCTTGACTCCGCTGACGATCTGTTCAACGCTCTGAGCCTTATGGTAGAGTCTCAGCGTCTTTGGATTGATCGATTCGATCCCTATATAGAGGGTATCGCAGTTCGTCTTCTTCATCAGACCAAGAAGCTGCTCATCTCTTCCCACATCGATGCAGACCTGCCCGCTCCAGGAGGCGGGAACGGCGTTCTGCTCCATCATCATCCTTAAGAGATCTTTCGTCCGCTTCTTGTCGGCGGCAAAATTGTCATCATAGAAAAAGATGTGCGAGCCCTGATATTTTTTGATCTCGTCGATGACCAGCTGAGCACTTCTGAACCTGTATCCGCGCCCGAAGATCTGTGTGACCGTACAGAAGTTGCAGTGAAAGGGGCAGCCACGCGATG
This Acidobacteriota bacterium DNA region includes the following protein-coding sequences:
- a CDS encoding radical SAM protein, with the translated sequence MVLKKVIFIEPKAPGYNIFSKFALPRLGSVLLATILENRGYETEVYFEERERIDWNSVASADLIGISTITSTAPRAYMIARRISRMGMPIVFGGPHPTFLPEEALDNGDFVIRGEGEETLLELIAALEGNGNLKEIKGLSYNCGGQKFHNPDRGLCENLDLLPEPNLKLIKGYKPASGFMVSKIVPVITSRGCPFHCNFCTVTQIFGRGYRFRSAQLVIDEIKKYQGSHIFFYDDNFAADKKRTKDLLRMMMEQNAVPASWSGQVCIDVGRDEQLLGLMKKTNCDTLYIGIESINPKTLRLYHKAQSVEQIVSGVKRIKEAGIRIHGMFVLGSDEDDIKVIRETLKFARKLGLETVQFMILTPLPGSQVFSTLKAQNKIFTYDWGLYDGQHVVYRPSRMIPSVLQAEVFRTMKKFYSWQRVVKHFLKGEWTDMVIKGYAILILNKWQKFNDDFKEKLRKGIYDKLSHRGEISP
- the dat gene encoding D-amino-acid transaminase yields the protein MKGDAKMFAFLNGDYIPKEKLRISPDDRGFLFADGVYEVIRSYNGGLFQVEAHLKRLERNVRELRIPYADIDSLKMVAERLIRENDLTSGQATIYLQITRGSAPRLHRFPVEEVPATVYACANLLQPHDDELQKGTKVILVPDIRWSRCDIKSISLLPNVLAHQQAVEKGATEAIFVRDGAITEGTHSNFCGIFQGQFMTAPKSNYILPGITREIVLGLCHQLDIPIKESPILKNQLRKADELLIVGTTVEITPVVQGDDWLVGNGKPGPVTQRLQKAFYQLVKRNKAFS